The following proteins come from a genomic window of Prionailurus viverrinus isolate Anna chromosome D1, UM_Priviv_1.0, whole genome shotgun sequence:
- the FTH1 gene encoding ferritin heavy chain: protein MTTASPSQVRQNYHQDSEAAINRQINLELYASYVYLSMSYYFDRDDVALKNFAKYFLHQSHEEREHAEKLMKLQNQRGGRIFLQDIKKPDRDDWENGLNAMECALHLEKSVNQSLLELHKLATDKNDPHLCDFIETHYLNEQVKSIKELGDHVTNLRKMGAPESGMAEYLFDKHTLGNSDNES from the exons ATGACGACCGCGTCCCCCTCGCAGGTGCGCCAGAACTACCACCAGGACTCGGAGGCCGCCATCAACCGCCAGATCAACCTGGAGCTCTACGCCTCCTACGTCTACCTGTCCATG TCTTACTATTTTGACCGTGATGATGTGGCTTTGAAGAACTTtgccaaatattttcttcaccaATCTCATGAGGAGAGGGAACATGCTGAGAAGCTGATGAAGCTGCAGAACCAGCGAGGTGGCCGAATCTTCCTTCAGGATATCAAG AAACCAGACCGTGACGATTGGGAGAACGGGCTGAATGCGATGGAGTGTGCGTTACACTTGGAAAAGAGTGTGAATCAGTCACTACTGGAACTGCACAAACTGGCCACTGACAAAAACGACCCCCAT ttGTGTGACTTCATTGAGACGCATTATCTGAATGAGCAGGTGAAGTCCATCAAAGAACTGGGTGACCACGTAACCAACCTGCGCAAGATGGGGGCTCCCGAATCTGGCATGGCAGAGTATCTCTTTGACAAGCACACCTTGGGAAACAGTGATAATGAGAGCTAA
- the BEST1 gene encoding bestrophin-1 yields MALRWWPRELWLCCGQRLFCASPIPLDLPLTPTETTTLRRAPPCSVMTVTYSSQVANARLGSFSRLLLCWRGSIYKLIYGEFLIFLLSYYIIRFIYRMALTEEQQVMFEKLTLYCDSYIQLIPISFVLGFYVTLVVTRWWNQYENLPWPDRLMNLVSGLVEGKDEQGRLLRRTLIRYANLGNVLILRSVSAAVYKRFPSSQHLVKAGFMTPAERKHLEKLSLPHNTFWVPWVWFANLSMKAWIGGRIRDPVLLQSLLNEMNVLRTQCGLLFAYDWISIPLVYTQVVTVAVYSFFLACLIGRQFLNPAKAYPGHELDLVVPVFTFLQFFFYAGWLKVAEQLINPFGEDDDDFETNWIVDRSLQVSLLAVDEMHQDLPPMERDMYWNDPEPQPPYTAASAQYRRPSFLGSTFNISLHKEDMGFQANPEEEEDPQTGIIGRFLGLQSHNHHPPRTNSKTKLLRPKKEGLLQEGQPKKLGSARQHSRTQEGGKPWKIEEEDDAFETAALYGRSGYHSAPQTPLSHTPMFFPPGKSAPSGLRRVSGTDSAVKDQSLQPVTPDRENSFELLSDGVGSSTENPQLGHMKKKTVEFNLTDMSETSEHLRESHLDQSSNIEIILRSHGDPYWALEDRDEAHS; encoded by the exons CGTGCCCCCCCGTGCTCAGTCATGACCGTCACCTACTCAAGCCAAGTGGCTAATGCCCGCTTAGGCTCCTTCTCCCGCCTGCTCCTGTGCTGGCGCGGCAGCATCTACAAGCTGATCTATGGCGAGTTCCTCATCTTCTTGCTCAGCTACTACATCATCCGTTTCATTTACAG gatGGCCCTCACGGAGGAACAGCAGGTGATGTTTGAGAAACTGACTCTGTATTGCGACAGCTACATCCAGCTCATCCCCATTTCCTTCGTGCTGG GCTTCTACGTGACGCTGGTCGTGACCCGCTGGTGGAACCAGTACGAGAACCTGCCATGGCCCGATCGCCTTATGAACCTGGTGTCGGGCTTGGTGGAGGGCAAGGACGAGCAAGGCCGGCTGCTGCGGCGCACGCTCATCCGCTACGCCAACCTGGGCAACGTACTGATCCTGCGCAGCGTCAGCGCCGCAGTCTACAAGCGCTTTCCCAGTTCCCAGCATCTGGTGAAAGCAg GCTTTATGACCCCCGCGGAACGCAAGCACTTAGAAAAGCTGAGCTTGCCGCACAACACGTTCTGGGTGCCCTGGGTGTGGTTTGCCAACCTGTCAATGAAGGCGTGGATCGGAGGTCGAATCCGGGACCCTGTCCTGCTCCAGAGCCTGTTGAAC gaGATGAACGTCTTGCGTACTCAGTGTGGACTCCTGTTTGCCTATGACTGGATCAGTATCCCACTGGTGTACACACAG gtGGTGACCGTGGCGGTTTACAGCTTCTTCCTGGCTTGCTTGATCGGGCGGCAGTTTCTGAACCCGGCCAAGGCCTATCCTGGCCACGAGCTGGACCTCGTTGTGCCCGTTTTCACGTTCCTGCAGTTCTTTTTCTATGCTGGCTGGCTGAAG GTGGCAGAGCAGCTCATCAACCCATTTGGAGAGGATGATGATGACTTTGAGACCAACTGGATTGTCGACAGGAGCCTGCAG GTGTCCCTGTTGGCTGTGGACGAGATGCACCAGGACCTGCCCCCAATGGAGCGGGATATGTACTGGAATGATCCAGAACCACAACCCCCCTATACAGCTGCTTCCGCCCAGTATCGTCGACCCTCCTTTTTAGGCTCTACCTTCAACATCAG TCTGCATAAGGAAGACATGGGGTTTCAGGCAAatccagaagaggaggaggacccTCAAACTGGCATCATTGGCCGCTTCCTAGGGCTACAGTCCCACAACCACCATCCCCCCAGGACGAACTCAAAGACCAAACTACTGCGACCCAAGAAAGAAGGCCTTCTCCAAGAGGGCCAGCCCAAGAAACTCGGGAGTGCCAGACAGCACTCTAGGACCCAGGAAGGCGGCAAGCCTTGGAAGATTGAGGAGGAGGATGATGCTTTCGAGACTGCTGCACTATACGGGAGGTCAGGCTACCACAGtgccccccagacacccctcagCCACACCCCTATGTTCTTCCCACCTGGGAAGTCAGCACCCTCAGGCCTTCGCAGAGTCTCAGGCACAGACAGCGCTGTCAAAGACCAGAGCCTACAGCCTGTGACTCCTGACAGAGAGAACAGTTTTGAACTGCTCTCAGATGGCGTCGGGTCCTCAACGGAGAACCCACAATTGGGTCACATGAAGAAGAAAACCGTTGAGTTTAACCTGACCGACATGTCGGAGACCTCGGAACATCTCAGAGAATCACATTTGGACCAGTCAAGCAACATAGAGATAATACTCAGAAGTCATGGAGATCCCTACTGGGCCTTGGAAGACAG GGATGAAGCACACTCTTAG